One part of the Paracoccus sp. MBLB3053 genome encodes these proteins:
- a CDS encoding alpha-D-glucose phosphate-specific phosphoglucomutase, with amino-acid sequence MTRILTVPTQPIEGQKPGTSGLRKKTKIFMGPHYLENFTQSVFDAIGGVRGKALILGGDGRYFNDRAVQVILRMAAANGAARMIVGQGGLLSTPAASNLIRQRKADGGVILSASHNPGGIDEDFGMKFNGANGGPAPESLTDLIFARTQELSEYHILETADLDLTLIGETRMGEMIVEIVDPVADYAKLMGELFDFDLIRNLFIGGFRMRFDAMHAVTGPYAKAIIEGILGAPQGTVVNGTPSPDFGGGHPDPNPVWAKELMDAMFAADAPDFGAASDGDGDRNMIVGRGVYVTPSDSLAVLAANAHLAPAYAEGLSGIARSMPTSRAADRVAEKLGVECHETPTGWKFFGNLLDAGRVTICGEESAGTGSDHVREKDGLWAVLLWLNILARRIEPVEQIMASHWKEFGRNFYSRHDYEAVPVERANALIQRLRDIAGDLPGQQFHGLTVESADDFAYHDPVDGSVSKHQGIRIGFVDGSRVVLRLSGTGTEGATLRVYLERYESDPSRHDLPVEQALAPVIAAADEIALIREFTGREKPDVTT; translated from the coding sequence ATGACCCGGATCCTGACCGTCCCAACCCAGCCGATCGAAGGACAAAAGCCCGGCACCTCGGGCCTGCGCAAGAAGACCAAGATCTTCATGGGACCCCATTACCTCGAAAACTTCACCCAGTCGGTCTTCGATGCAATCGGTGGGGTGCGGGGCAAGGCGCTGATCCTGGGCGGGGATGGCCGATATTTCAACGATCGCGCAGTGCAGGTCATCCTGCGCATGGCCGCGGCGAACGGGGCGGCGCGAATGATCGTCGGGCAGGGCGGGCTCTTGTCCACGCCCGCGGCCTCGAACCTGATCCGTCAGCGCAAGGCCGATGGCGGCGTGATCCTGTCGGCCAGCCACAATCCCGGCGGCATTGACGAGGATTTCGGCATGAAGTTCAACGGGGCGAATGGCGGCCCCGCGCCGGAATCCCTGACCGACCTGATCTTCGCGCGGACGCAGGAACTGAGCGAATACCACATTCTCGAAACGGCGGATCTTGACCTGACGCTGATCGGCGAGACGCGGATGGGTGAGATGATCGTCGAGATCGTCGACCCGGTGGCGGATTACGCGAAGCTCATGGGCGAGCTTTTCGATTTCGACCTGATCCGAAACCTGTTCATCGGTGGGTTCCGGATGCGCTTCGACGCCATGCATGCCGTGACGGGCCCCTATGCCAAGGCGATCATCGAGGGGATCTTGGGCGCGCCCCAAGGGACGGTCGTGAATGGAACGCCTTCGCCCGACTTCGGCGGCGGGCATCCCGACCCGAACCCGGTCTGGGCCAAGGAGCTGATGGATGCGATGTTCGCTGCGGATGCACCGGACTTCGGCGCTGCCTCGGATGGCGATGGCGACCGGAACATGATTGTGGGCCGGGGGGTCTATGTGACGCCTTCGGACAGCCTCGCCGTGCTGGCTGCGAACGCGCATCTTGCGCCGGCCTATGCCGAAGGGCTTTCAGGCATCGCGCGTTCGATGCCCACCAGTCGCGCCGCCGATCGCGTTGCCGAGAAGCTTGGCGTCGAATGCCATGAGACGCCGACCGGCTGGAAGTTCTTCGGAAACCTGCTGGATGCCGGGCGGGTGACGATCTGTGGCGAGGAAAGCGCGGGCACCGGCTCGGACCACGTCCGTGAAAAGGACGGGCTCTGGGCCGTGCTTCTTTGGCTGAACATCCTTGCGCGCCGGATCGAGCCCGTCGAGCAGATCATGGCCTCGCACTGGAAGGAGTTCGGCCGAAACTTTTATTCCCGTCACGATTACGAGGCCGTTCCGGTCGAGCGTGCCAACGCCCTGATCCAGCGCCTGCGGGATATCGCCGGTGATCTTCCGGGACAGCAGTTCCACGGGCTGACCGTCGAAAGCGCGGATGATTTCGCCTATCACGATCCGGTCGATGGCTCGGTTTCGAAACACCAGGGGATCAGGATCGGCTTTGTCGACGGTTCGCGTGTTGTCCTGCGCCTGTCCGGTACCGGGACCGAGGGTGCGACGCTGCGCGTCTATCTTGAGCGCTACGAATCCGATCCGTCGCGTCACGACCTTCCTGTCGAGCAGGCTTTGGCCCCGGTCATTGCTGCGGCCGATGAAATTGCCCTGATCCGCGAGTTCACCGGTCGTGAAAAGCCGGATGTCACAACCTGA
- the msrP gene encoding protein-methionine-sulfoxide reductase catalytic subunit MsrP, translating into MKLKWSDITPEATYLSRRVFIAAGAASIAGPALGLTGKSSAFSTDEKPNSFDEITNYNNFYEFGTGKTDPATYSGSLKPSPWSVKIDGMVERPGTYAVEDIAPDSALEERIYRLRCVEAWSMIIPWLGVPLSSVLKKAGPTSGAKYVAFQTLLDPDQMPAQRSSRGIDWPYREGLRLDEAMNPLTILATGLYGRVLPNQNGAPIRLVVPWKYGFKSIKSIVAITLTDKQPKTTWQMLQPREYGFYANVNPQVDHPRWSQATERRVGAGLLGGRQETLMFNGYADQVAGLYSGMDLAKFY; encoded by the coding sequence ATGAAACTGAAATGGTCCGACATCACCCCCGAGGCGACCTATCTGAGCCGCCGGGTGTTCATCGCGGCGGGGGCTGCCAGCATTGCCGGCCCCGCCCTTGGCCTGACGGGCAAATCATCGGCATTCTCGACGGATGAAAAACCGAACAGCTTCGACGAAATCACGAATTACAACAATTTCTACGAGTTCGGGACGGGCAAGACCGACCCCGCCACATATTCAGGGTCGCTCAAGCCCTCTCCGTGGTCGGTGAAGATCGACGGCATGGTCGAGCGTCCGGGGACCTATGCGGTTGAAGATATCGCCCCGGATTCCGCGCTCGAGGAGCGCATCTACCGTTTGCGCTGCGTCGAGGCCTGGTCGATGATCATTCCCTGGCTCGGCGTGCCGCTGTCCAGCGTGCTGAAGAAGGCTGGCCCGACATCCGGCGCGAAATATGTGGCCTTTCAGACCTTGCTGGACCCCGATCAGATGCCGGCGCAGCGTTCTAGCCGTGGAATCGATTGGCCCTATCGTGAGGGACTCCGTCTTGATGAGGCGATGAATCCGCTGACGATCCTGGCGACCGGGCTCTATGGTCGCGTTCTGCCGAACCAGAACGGCGCTCCGATCCGTCTGGTCGTGCCGTGGAAATATGGCTTCAAGTCGATCAAGTCGATCGTCGCGATCACCCTGACCGACAAGCAGCCGAAAACGACCTGGCAGATGCTGCAACCACGCGAATATGGTTTCTATGCCAATGTGAACCCCCAAGTCGACCATCCGCGCTGGAGCCAGGCGACGGAACGGCGGGTCGGGGCGGGCCTTCTGGGCGGCCGGCAGGAAACGCTCATGTTCAACGGCTATGCCGATCAGGTGGCCGGGCTCTATTCCGGCATGGATCTGGCGAAGTTCTACTGA
- a CDS encoding protein-methionine-sulfoxide reductase heme-binding subunit MsrQ, with product MIQRLNRWSRQLPVWAVWLVGAVPLGLLIWDTLQGNLGVDPVRDIEHRLGRTALYFLIATLAVTPLLRLTRINLVRLRQALGLICFSYAVLHLSSWIVFDMAFLWAQMLKDVVKRPYLIFGMIAFAMLLLLAVTSNRFSMRRMRQTWKTLHRLIYPAAILVALHWLWALKLWETKPLAIFASILLLLALRLPFLARRRRGPVTSPRGPGGRNAGLGRNPGR from the coding sequence ATGATCCAAAGACTGAACCGCTGGTCGCGCCAATTGCCGGTTTGGGCAGTCTGGCTCGTGGGGGCCGTTCCGCTGGGCCTGCTGATCTGGGATACGCTGCAGGGCAACCTGGGTGTCGATCCGGTTCGCGATATCGAGCACCGCCTGGGTCGCACGGCGCTTTATTTCCTGATCGCCACGCTTGCGGTTACACCGCTGCTTCGCCTGACCCGCATCAACCTGGTCCGCCTGAGACAGGCATTGGGCCTCATCTGCTTCAGCTACGCGGTGCTGCACCTGTCGTCCTGGATCGTGTTCGACATGGCGTTTCTCTGGGCGCAGATGCTCAAGGACGTGGTCAAGCGACCCTATCTGATCTTCGGCATGATCGCCTTTGCGATGTTGCTGCTGCTTGCGGTGACGTCCAACCGGTTCTCGATGCGACGCATGAGGCAGACGTGGAAGACGCTTCATCGGCTCATCTACCCTGCGGCGATCCTTGTCGCCTTGCATTGGCTCTGGGCACTGAAGCTTTGGGAAACGAAGCCCCTCGCCATCTTCGCGTCAATTCTGCTGCTGCTCGCCCTGCGCCTGCCTTTCCTCGCCCGCAGGCGCCGCGGCCCCGTGACCTCGCCGCGCGGACCGGGGGGGCGAAATGCAGGTTTAGGCCGAAATCCAGGGCGTTGA
- a CDS encoding succinylglutamate desuccinylase/aspartoacylase family protein, whose product MPVHSLAERLEFSLPADAAGNRRAMSAYRYGEAGTGPKAYIQAGLHADEFPGMLALHHLRPMLDAAARDDRIRGEIVIVPQANPLGLTQHERGFLLGRKDTLTGENFNRGYADLAAGLTDLPLGGDAVANVAIIRAGMARILGQMRPRTALEAMRHRLLTWAHDADLVLDLHADNQALPHIYVGTPLWPQSSDIAAEFCAKAVLLAEVSGGHPFDEALSGPWWELARRYPGCPVPSACLATTIELGSNDDVDPDLAQAQATALFRILARRGFVDAESLPPLPELACAASQLTAMAQIQAPASGLIVYHAELGETVVMGQRIATITVPFGDEIPVLAETHGLLFARHSQPYAWPGKFIGKIAGSDDLAGRVGLLLTD is encoded by the coding sequence ATGCCCGTGCACAGCCTGGCCGAACGCCTCGAATTCAGCCTTCCTGCCGATGCGGCAGGAAACCGCCGCGCCATGTCAGCCTATCGCTACGGAGAAGCGGGAACCGGTCCCAAGGCTTATATCCAGGCTGGGCTGCACGCGGACGAATTCCCGGGCATGCTCGCTTTGCATCACCTGCGCCCCATGCTCGATGCGGCCGCCCGCGATGATCGCATCCGGGGCGAGATCGTCATCGTGCCCCAGGCCAATCCGCTTGGACTGACCCAGCACGAGCGCGGCTTCCTTCTGGGCCGCAAGGACACCCTGACGGGTGAAAATTTCAATCGCGGTTATGCCGATCTCGCAGCTGGCCTGACCGACTTGCCACTGGGTGGCGATGCCGTGGCAAACGTGGCCATCATTCGCGCCGGGATGGCACGGATTCTGGGTCAGATGCGGCCGCGGACGGCGCTGGAAGCCATGCGGCACCGGCTTCTGACCTGGGCCCATGACGCAGATCTGGTGCTGGATCTGCATGCCGACAACCAGGCCCTGCCGCATATCTATGTCGGGACGCCGCTTTGGCCCCAATCCTCAGACATCGCAGCCGAATTTTGCGCCAAGGCCGTGCTCCTGGCAGAGGTGTCGGGTGGGCATCCTTTCGACGAAGCCCTGAGCGGACCCTGGTGGGAGCTCGCAAGGCGCTATCCCGGTTGCCCTGTGCCCTCGGCATGCCTGGCCACGACAATCGAATTGGGCAGCAATGACGATGTCGATCCCGACCTCGCGCAGGCTCAGGCGACAGCTCTCTTCCGGATACTTGCCCGTCGGGGTTTCGTTGATGCCGAGTCCCTGCCCCCGCTGCCAGAGCTGGCATGCGCGGCCTCGCAATTAACGGCAATGGCGCAAATCCAGGCCCCGGCAAGCGGGCTGATCGTTTACCATGCCGAACTGGGCGAAACCGTGGTCATGGGCCAAAGGATCGCCACGATCACCGTACCTTTCGGCGACGAAATCCCCGTTCTGGCCGAAACCCACGGCCTGCTTTTTGCCCGGCACAGCCAGCCTTATGCCTGGCCGGGTAAGTTCATCGGCAAGATCGCAGGTTCCGACGACCTTGCTGGGCGAGTGGGCCTTCTTCTGACAGACTGA
- the ychF gene encoding redox-regulated ATPase YchF, with translation MGFRMGIVGLPNVGKSTLFNALTKTAAAQAANFPFCTIEPNVGDVAVPDPRLDKLAAIAGSKQIIPTRITFVDIAGLVKGASKGEGLGNQFLANIREVDAIAHVLRCFEDGDVTHVEGRVDPIADAETIETELMIADLESVERRLANLQRKLKGGDKEAVAQEKLLKAAQVALESGKPARTVEVAEEDQKAWAMLQLLTAKPVLYVCNVEEDKAAEGNSQSERVAAMAAEQGAGHVVISAKIEEEISQLPADEASMFLEEMGLHEAGLDRLIRAGYALLGLDTYFTVGPKEARAWTIHKGTLAPQAAGVIHGDFERGFIRAETVAYDDYITYKGEAGAREAGKFRVEGKSYEVKDGDVLHFLFNA, from the coding sequence ATGGGCTTTCGCATGGGGATCGTCGGCCTGCCGAACGTGGGCAAATCGACGCTGTTCAACGCGCTGACGAAGACCGCTGCCGCGCAGGCGGCGAATTTCCCCTTCTGCACGATCGAACCGAACGTGGGCGATGTCGCCGTTCCGGACCCGCGGCTGGACAAGCTTGCGGCGATTGCGGGCTCAAAGCAGATCATTCCGACCCGCATCACTTTCGTGGATATCGCGGGCCTCGTGAAGGGCGCCTCCAAGGGCGAAGGGCTCGGCAACCAGTTCCTCGCCAATATCCGCGAGGTCGACGCCATCGCACATGTCCTGCGCTGTTTCGAAGATGGTGACGTGACCCATGTCGAAGGCCGCGTCGACCCGATCGCAGACGCCGAAACCATCGAGACCGAACTGATGATCGCCGATCTCGAATCGGTCGAGCGCCGGCTTGCCAACCTTCAGCGCAAGCTGAAGGGGGGCGACAAAGAGGCGGTGGCGCAGGAAAAGCTGCTCAAGGCAGCGCAGGTTGCGCTGGAATCCGGCAAGCCCGCCCGCACCGTCGAGGTCGCGGAAGAGGATCAGAAGGCCTGGGCGATGCTTCAGCTTCTGACCGCAAAGCCCGTGCTCTACGTCTGCAACGTCGAAGAGGACAAGGCAGCGGAGGGCAATAGCCAGTCCGAGCGGGTCGCCGCCATGGCCGCCGAGCAGGGGGCGGGTCACGTCGTGATCTCGGCCAAGATCGAGGAAGAGATCAGCCAGCTTCCCGCCGATGAGGCCTCGATGTTCCTCGAGGAAATGGGCCTGCACGAAGCCGGGCTCGACCGCCTGATCCGCGCGGGATACGCCCTGTTGGGACTTGATACCTATTTCACCGTCGGCCCGAAGGAAGCCCGCGCCTGGACCATCCACAAGGGCACTTTGGCTCCGCAGGCCGCAGGCGTGATCCACGGCGATTTCGAGCGCGGCTTCATCCGTGCCGAAACCGTCGCCTATGATGACTATATCACCTACAAGGGCGAAGCCGGCGCACGCGAAGCGGGCAAGTTCCGGGTCGAGGGCAAGTCCTACGAGGTGAAGGACGGCGACGTCCTGCACTTCCTCTTCAACGCCTGA
- the trpA gene encoding tryptophan synthase subunit alpha has protein sequence MTRIDDTFARLAENGSKAFVAYMMGCDPDYDKALEIMCGLPDAGVDIIELGVPFTDPMADGPTIQAAGQRALEAGGSVTKVLDMVRAFRAGNDSTPIVLMGYYNPIYARKGGVDSFIAEAVEAGVDGLIVVDLPPEEDDELCLPANRAGMNFIRLATPTTDDRRLPAVVKNTSGFVYYVSVTGITGGPAANAADVAPEVARIRAAAGLPVVVGFGISTPEAANAVAGVADGCVVGSAIVKLIGEGRSVPEVLGFVSDLASGAHSAA, from the coding sequence ATGACCAGAATCGACGACACCTTCGCACGGCTTGCTGAAAACGGTAGCAAGGCATTTGTCGCTTACATGATGGGTTGTGATCCCGATTATGACAAAGCGCTCGAGATCATGTGCGGTCTGCCCGACGCAGGCGTCGACATCATAGAACTGGGCGTGCCCTTTACCGATCCCATGGCCGACGGCCCGACGATTCAGGCGGCGGGCCAGCGCGCATTGGAGGCGGGCGGCAGCGTTACCAAGGTGCTGGACATGGTCCGCGCCTTCCGCGCCGGGAATGACAGCACCCCGATCGTGCTGATGGGCTATTACAACCCCATCTACGCGCGGAAGGGCGGCGTCGATAGCTTCATCGCCGAGGCGGTCGAGGCTGGCGTCGACGGCCTGATCGTCGTTGACCTGCCCCCCGAGGAAGATGATGAGCTTTGCCTTCCAGCCAATCGTGCGGGGATGAATTTCATCCGCCTTGCCACTCCGACAACGGATGACCGCCGTCTGCCCGCCGTGGTCAAGAACACCTCTGGCTTTGTCTATTACGTTTCGGTCACCGGCATCACCGGCGGGCCGGCCGCGAATGCCGCCGATGTCGCGCCGGAGGTTGCCCGGATTCGTGCCGCGGCGGGTCTTCCGGTCGTCGTGGGCTTTGGCATCTCGACCCCCGAAGCCGCGAATGCCGTGGCGGGCGTCGCAGATGGCTGCGTCGTGGGCTCGGCCATCGTCAAGCTGATCGGCGAGGGGCGCTCTGTCCCCGAGGTGCTGGGCTTTGTCTCGGATCTGGCCAGCGGCGCGCATTCCGCGGCCTGA